In Oxalobacteraceae bacterium OTU3CINTB1, the sequence GGGACGTTTTTCATGAACGCGCCGTCATTCCACCAGAATGAACCCGATACGCCCCCGGCCTTGGCGAAGATCTCCGGATGCCGTTGGGCGATATACACCGAGGCCAGTCCGCCCAGCGAGGAACCCATGATGGCCGTGTGCTCGCGGCCGGGCAGGGTGCGCAGGTTGGCGTCGGCCCACGGCTTGACCGTATCGACGATGAAGGCCATGTAGGCGTCGATTTTGCCACCGCCGTGTTTCGGATCGCAGCAGGGCGTGTATTCGTCCATGCGGTCCTTGGTGTTGTCGATGCCGACCACGATGGCCGGCTCGATGGCGCCGCTGGCGATCAGGCGGTCCATCGTGATGCCGATATCCCATGCGACGCCGAAAGCGGCGGTCCTGGCGTCGAACAGGTTTTGGCCGTCGTGCATGTAGAGTACCGGATAGCGGCGCTGCGGATTGGCTTCGTAACCCGGCGGCAGGTAGATGCGCAGATTGCGGCTGTTGCCCAGTTGCGGCGACGCGAAATTTTCGACGATGCGGATGGTGCCGGCCGGCGCGGGCGCGGCGGCCGCGTCGGCGCCAGCGCTGGCCCCGGCATCGGCGCCGGCCTGCGGTGCCACCGGCATGACGCGCACGCCGTGGATGTCGAACTTGTTCGACGGTCCCTTCACGCCACCGGCGTCGCTGTAGGTGGTGTTACTTTTCAGGTAGGTCATGTTGTAGTGGTCCTCCAGTTCCAAGCGGTAGCTGCCGGCCTTCAGCACGGCGCGGATCGGCGTCGAATACGACGGGCCTGCCTGCTCCGGCGAGTGCGGCAACTGCACCACGCCGCCGGCCACGATCTTGCCGCTGTTGTCCTTCAATGACAGCCATTTTACGCCGCCGCTGATGCCCAGGTTGATCTGGTGCGCGGTGTTGCGGTACTCGATCTGCAGCGCATAGCTGCCGTCGCGCGCCACCTTGATGTCGTTCACCGCAAACTTGTCCGCCGGCGCGCCCCAGCCGGCGATGCGTCCGCCGCTGGCGGCAATGCCGGACTGGATGCGGGCGTCGGCGGCGCCGATTTCGAGGCCCGCTTCGAGGCACACCGGCGCGCTGTGGTGGCTGCGGTTGCCGGAACCGCTATACATCGCCTCCACCGCGTAGCACAGATTTTCGCCATCGCCCTTGCCGGGTCGTGGCGCGCGGCGATCGGCCCACTTGCGCGCCGTGATGCGTTGCGTCGCCAGTTCGCCGTTGCGGTAGATGTTGTAGACCACACCCTTGCTCGCGCCGGGATGCGCTATGTGCAGGGTGGGGAAGCCGTAGCTGCCCCGTTCCAGCTTGGCGATGCGCGGCTCGGATGGCGCGTACACCGACGGATCTTCGGCCAGCGGTTTTGCGCGGACGTCGCGCTTCTCCTGCCGTCCTGGCAGCAGCTCGCCCAAACGGATGTCGATCTGGTTGTCGTCGGCCAGCGCCGACCAATCCAGCGATTGGGTGGCGGCCTTGCCGTTCACCGTCACGCTGTCGACCGCGTAGTAACCTTGCGTGCCGGATGGCGCGGCGGCGGGCAGCAGCAGACGCACGCGCAGGCGTTTGCCGCGCACCTTCAGGTTGTCCAGCGTCGCTACGTCGGTGCCGGCGAAGGCTTCGCGGCGCAGCTTGGCCGTAACGAAAGGCCGGAGCGCGATGCCGCTGTCGATCGTCCGCACGCCGAATACCTCGCCCACCACCATGCCGAGATAGGCGCCCACGGACCAGAGTTGGCGGCGCGAGTTGACCACCGGTCCGCTCAGGTCGACCTGCTTGCCGTCCACCTTGCGCTTATCCTCCAGCATCGGTTGACCGGAGATCCATTCCAGATTCTCCATATTGGACAGGTTCAGCGCGGCGCCGCGCATCAGCGTGTCGTAGGCCGCGTCGGCCACCGCCACGTTGCCGTGCATGGCCGCCGCCTTGAGGCCATAGGCCGTCACGAAAGGCCACATGGCGCGGTTGTGATAGACGGCCATGCCGGCCTGCTGCGGGAAGATCACCGGCGCGCCGAGCGGACCATGCGGATAGCGCGCCAGGATGCTTTGCGCCTGCCGTTCGTCGGCGATGCCGGTGACGATGGCGAGCGACTGTCCCAGCCAGTCGTACTTGTACAGCGGCGCGCCGTCGAAGTGGCCGGCGGTCAGGCTGCTGTACATGCCGGTGTCGGCCTGCCAGAAGCGCTGGTTGATGACGCGCTTCAAATCCGCCGCCCACGCCGCGTACTTGACGGCCAGCGCCTTGTCGCCTTGTTCCGCCGCCAGTTGCGCGGCCAGTGTCAGCGCCTTGTAATGGCCGGCGTTGGTCGACAAGGCCTTCGATGTCGCCATGCTGGCCAGGTCGCCCGGTATCCAGGCCGCATAGCTTTGATCGCGCCAGTCGAGGAACGATTCTTCGCCGTTGTACAGGCCATCGGCGCGGTCGTAGACGGCGATTCTGTCGTTTTCCAGGGTGTTGGTCAGCGCCTTGAGCGCGGTGGCGGCGAACGCGCGGCGCTCGTCCGGCGCCAGCGCCTTGAGCGCCTCGTCGGCGCCGAAGGCCCAGCTGACACGGTCGGTGCTGACCGGCCAGCTGCCGCCGCTGCCGGTGTCCTGAATGATTTGCAGGCCGTCCGCGCTGCCGGCGACGTGCGCGCCCGGCTGCACGCCATCGCGGTAGCCGGACAGCTTGAACAGCAGCGAGTTGCGCACGCGTTGCGGATCCAGCATGCCAAGGCCCAGCGACGCGGCGTAGGACAGGTCGCGGGTCCACACGTAGTGCCATAACTCGCCGGTTTCGAAGCACTCGCAGGGAATGGCGTTGCCGCCGTTGTAGCTGCCGTCGCGGATTTCGCTGACGGCGTCCTGCTTCATCTCGACACCGGCCAGCGCGAACAGCGCGTCGAAGGCCAGGGTGCCGCTGCGCACCGTCGGCAGGGCCGCCGATTCCTGATAGGTGATTTGTTGCTTGCCGCCTTCGCGCACGCGCATCGTGGTCGCCTGCGTGTAGCTGCGCAGCGCTGCGTTGGCATCCGGCGTCGCATAGCGGACGGTCTCCTGCTTGCCGTCCCAGGTCGGATAGTTGGCGGTGGCTGTCGTTGCGGCCGATGCCAGCGAGACGAGGGACATGGCGGCGCACAGCGCGGTCAGGCGAAAACTCATTGTTGTATCTCCAGTGTCATGCTTTTCTTTATAGATATCCACGGTGGGCGTTACGTAGTCGTACTACAACAGCCGGTTTCGCGTCTCGAACCGGGTATGTTATCCCCCGGGCCGGGAAATTCCCTGTATTGACGACACGACCAAGCAGAGCGCTACCGCGAAATTTACTCGAAATACAAAAATCTTGTGGTTTTTCGGCAGCGTGACGAAATAGCGCGCATTTTCGCGGCCTGCGACGGCGCCGGCATGCCGACAACTCAGCAGTAAACTGACATTTGCTTTCAAAAACACGTCGTTTTTTCGGAAAATATGTAGTTCTACTACATATGATTCGGCATGACCCTGTAGTGGAAATACAACGGCAAACGCATCTTCATAGGGAGGCCGCTTGCCTCCAAGCCCCGCAATCCGTAGGTAAACAGAAGTTCAATTGACAGTGAATCTAGTTTTAGTACAAAATTCTTGCCAGAACGTCTTGAGAACGTCAGCTTTTCCTTGGATTCCCGTGTAGTTGTGACGCCCCGATGCGGTGCGCCTGATGTTGCGGGAAATTAATTTATGTCGTGTTGAGGGGACATTGAATGAGTATTTTCGCAAATAAGCGCAGCAAGACCGCTGCATTTCCACTAAAGCCGGTCGCAGCGGGATGCGCTTTGTTTGTCGCCGCGTTGGCCAGCCCGGCCTACGCGCAGACCACCGCCGACGCGCCGGCGGCGACCGATGCGCCGATCGCGTCCGTCGTCGTGTCCGGTATCCGTCGCGGTATCGAGGGCGCGATCTCGGTCAAGAAGGATTCCAGCTCCATCGTCGAGGCCATCTCGGCCGAAGACATCGGCAAGCTGCCGGACGTCTCCATCGCCGAATCGATCTCGCGCCTGCCAGGCCTGGCCGCCCAGCGCGTCGCCGGCCGTGCCCAGGTCATCAGCGTTCGCGGCCTGTCGCCCGACTTTTCGACCACCTTGTTGAACGGCCGCGAGCAGGTCAGCACCGGCGACAACCGCAGTGTCGAGTTCGATCAATACCCGTCCGAGCTGATGAGCGGCGTGACCGTCTACAAAACCCCTGACGCCGGCCTGGTCGGCCAGGGCCTGTCCGGCACCATCGACATGCAAACCGTGCGTCCGCTGAACTTCTCCAGCCGCACCGTGGCGTTGAACGCCCGTGGCGAGAAGAATTCGCTGGGCAAAATCGGCAACGCGAAAGACACCGGCAACCGCTTCAGCGCCAGCTACATCGACCAGTTCGCCGACCGCACGATCGGTATCGCGCTCGGCTACGCGCGCCTGGAGACCCCGATCCTGTCGAATGAAACCGGCCTCTACGAGCCATGGAAACGTGATGCGCGCAACGGCCTGCCGGCCGGCACCTTCGCCTCGAACGGCATCAAGGCCGTGGCCCGCAGCGGCGAGAACCAGCGCGACGGCGTCATGGGCGTGCTGCAATACCGTCCGAACAAGCAATGGACCAGCATCCTGGACGTATACGCGTCGCGCTTCAAGGCCGAGGAAACCGCCAACCAGCTGGAAATCTCGCTGGAACAGAGCGAATCGAACTACAACCCGGTGCAGGTCAACAACGGCACCATCGCCGGCGGCACGCTCAACAACGTGCGTCCATTGGTGCGCGGCATGTACAACAAGCGCAAGGACGATATCCGCGCGCTGGGCTGGAGCAATGAATTCCGCAACAACGACTTCACCATCTTCGCCGACCTGAACTACTCGAAAGCCAAGCGCAACGAAACCGGCCTGGAAAACAATCTGCAATACAGCAACGGCGGCGCATCGGCCCTGCTCGACAAGGTCAGCCTGGGCTACGGCAATGGCGGCTACTCGCGCCTGACCACCGGCCTCGATTACAGCAACCCGGCCAACCTGTTCGTCGGCAACACCATCTACGGCTCCGGCTACGGCAAGGTGCCGAGCGTGGAGGACGAACTGAAGGGCGCCAAGCTGACCGCCAACGTGCGTGCCGGCGGCGATCTGGAAAAAGTGTTCTCGAGCTTCGACTTCGGCGTCAACTACGCCGACCGCAGCAAGAGCAAGCGCCAGGCGGAAGGCGCCATCAACCTGGTCGGCGCGCCGATCGCCGTGCCGGGCAGCCTGCAGTATGGCAACGCGGACCTCGGCTTCGCCGGCGCCGGCTCGATTCCGACCTGGAACGTGCCGGGCATGGTCAGCCAGTTCATGTCGTTCCAGCCGAGCGAAGACCTGACCTACCTGATCCCGAAAGCGTGGACGGTCAACGAGAAAGTCGTGACCAGCTTCGCCAAGGCCAACATCGAGACGGAACTGAGCCCGACGGTGAGCCTGCGCGGTAACGTTGGCGTGCAGATGCAGAACACCACCCAGTCGTCCGACTCGCGCTATGTCGACAACAGCGCCCCGGCCGGCAGCCAGATCAAGCCGGTCCACGACGGCAAGAGCTACACCGACTTCCTGCCGAGCCTGAACCTGGCGTTCGGCTTCGAACACGACCAGACCGTGCGTTTCGGCCTGGCCAAGCAACTGGCGCGCCCACGGGTGGACCAGCTGCGTTCGGCGCTGGAAATCAACGTCGACACCGCCAAGCGCGAGCCGAGCGCCAGCGGCGGCAATGCCCGCCTGGACCCATGGCGCGCCAAGGCGGTCGACATTTCGTACGAGAAGTATTTCGCCAAGAAGGCGTATGTCGCCGCCGCCGCGTTCTTCAAGAAGCTGGATACCTACATCTTCACGCAGACCAAGGAATACGATTTCTCCAACTACTTCCCGGCAGGTTTCGTGACGGCCGATGGCCTGCCGCTGAACCGCCGCACCGGTAACTACACCGCCGCCTATAACGGCAACGGTGGCATCCTCAAGGGTGTGGAGCTGTCCGGCTCGATGCCGCTGAACATGCTGACCCCGGTGCTCGACGGCTTCGGTGTGAGCGCCAGCGCCACCTACACCGACAGCAAGATCGCCATTGAAGATCCAAGCGGCAGCATCGGTTCGAACATCCCGCTGCCGGGCCTGTCGAAGCGCACCACCAATCTGACCGCTTACTACGAGAAGAATGGGTTTGAAACGCGCATCAGCCAGCGTCGTCGTTCCGACTTCGTCGGCGAGATCGGCAACTTCTCGAACGACCGCGCGCTGCGTTATGTGGTGGGTGAGAATGTCGTCGACTTCCAGATCGGCTACACCTTCAACAGCGGTGCGATGAAGGGTGTTGGCTTGGTTCTGCAGGTCAACAACCTGCGCAACGCCGCGTATGAAACCTATAACGGCGACCGCGCCCAGCAGCTGGAATACGCGAAGTATGGCCGCACCGTGATCGCTGGCGTGAACTACAAGTTCTAAACCGGTAGTATCTGAGCTCTTCAGCCCTCGCCAGCGCAAGCCGGCGAGGGTTTTTTTCTTATGGCTCAGGAGTTTATTTCTGGGCGGCGGCGAAGGCGGCGTTTTGCTGGTCCAGCCACGTTTTCAGCGGCGCGAAGTACTCCAGCAGCGCGCCGCCGTCGATCTTGTCCTCGCCCGATATCGCCTTCAGCGCTTCCGGCCATGGCTTGCTGGCGCCCATCGCCAGCATCTGCTGCAGCTTGGCGCCGGCCTTGGCGTTGTCGTACACCGAGCAGCGGTTCAGCGGACCTGTATAACCGGCCTCGCGGCACAGCGCGCGGTGGAACTGGAACTGCAGCATGTCGGCGAGGAAGTAGCGCGCGTACGGCACGTCCGCCGCCACGTGATACTTGGCGCCGGCATCGAAACCGCCGGCCACCATCGCGGCCGGGCGCTTCATCCCCATGTATTGCTCGCGTAACTGCCACCAGGTTTTGTCGTAGTCATCCGGCTTGGTCTTGCCGGCATAGACATCCCAGCGCCACTTGTCCACCGAGTAGGCGAACGGCAGGATCGCGACCTTCGACAGCGCGCGCTTCAGCAGGTCGCCGACATCGGCGTCGGCTTCCGGCGCTTGCTCCATCAGCCCGACCTTCTTCAGATAATCCGGCGTGATCGACAGCGCCACCGTGTCGCCGATCGCTTCGTGGAAGCCGTCGTTGGCGCCATTGCGGAACAGGAAGGGCTGCTTGTTATAGGCCAGGAAGTAGTAGACGTGACCCAGCTCGTGGTGGATGACCGTGAAGTCCTCCGCCGTCGGCGTGATGCACATCTTGATGCGCACGTCGTCCTTTTCATTCAGCGGCCAGGCGGAGGCGTGGCAGACGACGTCGCGGTCGCGCGGCTTGGTCAGCAGCGAGCGTTCCCAGAACGTGGCCGGCAGCTTCTGCATGCCCAGCGAGGTGTAGAAACGCTCGGCGTATTGCGTCATCTGCTTGGCGTCGGTCTTGCGCGCTTCCAGTACCTTGGTCAGGTCGTAGCCGCTGGCGCCCGTTTTCGGCTTAAGGATCGGGTACAGGTTGTCCCAGCTCTGGCTCCACATATTGCCGAACAGGTGAGACGGAATAGGGCCGGTCAGCGGCACCACGTCCGGGCCGTAGGTTTCGCGCAGCTTGTAGCGGGTGTACGTGTGCAGCGATTCGTACAGCGGCTTGACCTGCTGCCACAGGCGCTCCATTTCGGCGGCGAAGGCTTCCGGCGGCATGTCGTACTGCGCGCGCCACATGGCGCCGGTGTCGGCAAAGCCCATCTGCTTGGCGCCCTTGTTCGACAGCGCGATGTATTCGGTGTACTTGTTTTTGTACGAAGGCGATTGCGCGTGCCAGCCCAGCCACATTTCCTTGAGCTTGGGCTCTTCGCGGCTGTTCGCCAGCACCTTTTCCATCTCGCCCAGCGCCATGCAGGCGTCGCCGGTGCCGTCGTCCTTCTTGACGCAGTATTTGGCCTTGCCGTAGGCGCCGTTCATCGCCGCCTGCAGCTGGGCGTATTGTTCGCGCTCCTTCGGATCGGCGAAGACCAGCGTTTGCTGCAGCAGCATCAGCTTGCGCGCCGATTCCGCCGGCAGTTTCAGGCCGTTGAAACGGCGCGCGCCGATCGCCGCTTCGCCGGACGC encodes:
- a CDS encoding alpha/beta hydrolase-fold protein, producing MSFRLTALCAAMSLVSLASAATTATANYPTWDGKQETVRYATPDANAALRSYTQATTMRVREGGKQQITYQESAALPTVRSGTLAFDALFALAGVEMKQDAVSEIRDGSYNGGNAIPCECFETGELWHYVWTRDLSYAASLGLGMLDPQRVRNSLLFKLSGYRDGVQPGAHVAGSADGLQIIQDTGSGGSWPVSTDRVSWAFGADEALKALAPDERRAFAATALKALTNTLENDRIAVYDRADGLYNGEESFLDWRDQSYAAWIPGDLASMATSKALSTNAGHYKALTLAAQLAAEQGDKALAVKYAAWAADLKRVINQRFWQADTGMYSSLTAGHFDGAPLYKYDWLGQSLAIVTGIADERQAQSILARYPHGPLGAPVIFPQQAGMAVYHNRAMWPFVTAYGLKAAAMHGNVAVADAAYDTLMRGAALNLSNMENLEWISGQPMLEDKRKVDGKQVDLSGPVVNSRRQLWSVGAYLGMVVGEVFGVRTIDSGIALRPFVTAKLRREAFAGTDVATLDNLKVRGKRLRVRLLLPAAAPSGTQGYYAVDSVTVNGKAATQSLDWSALADDNQIDIRLGELLPGRQEKRDVRAKPLAEDPSVYAPSEPRIAKLERGSYGFPTLHIAHPGASKGVVYNIYRNGELATQRITARKWADRRAPRPGKGDGENLCYAVEAMYSGSGNRSHHSAPVCLEAGLEIGAADARIQSGIAASGGRIAGWGAPADKFAVNDIKVARDGSYALQIEYRNTAHQINLGISGGVKWLSLKDNSGKIVAGGVVQLPHSPEQAGPSYSTPIRAVLKAGSYRLELEDHYNMTYLKSNTTYSDAGGVKGPSNKFDIHGVRVMPVAPQAGADAGASAGADAAAAPAPAGTIRIVENFASPQLGNSRNLRIYLPPGYEANPQRRYPVLYMHDGQNLFDARTAAFGVAWDIGITMDRLIASGAIEPAIVVGIDNTKDRMDEYTPCCDPKHGGGKIDAYMAFIVDTVKPWADANLRTLPGREHTAIMGSSLGGLASVYIAQRHPEIFAKAGGVSGSFWWNDGAFMKNVPARQPVKFYLDAGSKKDGIEHTLKMRDAMLAQGYKLDEDLYFYESPDGVHNEKSWAARVHLPLTWFFAPTK
- a CDS encoding TonB-dependent receptor, with product MSIFANKRSKTAAFPLKPVAAGCALFVAALASPAYAQTTADAPAATDAPIASVVVSGIRRGIEGAISVKKDSSSIVEAISAEDIGKLPDVSIAESISRLPGLAAQRVAGRAQVISVRGLSPDFSTTLLNGREQVSTGDNRSVEFDQYPSELMSGVTVYKTPDAGLVGQGLSGTIDMQTVRPLNFSSRTVALNARGEKNSLGKIGNAKDTGNRFSASYIDQFADRTIGIALGYARLETPILSNETGLYEPWKRDARNGLPAGTFASNGIKAVARSGENQRDGVMGVLQYRPNKQWTSILDVYASRFKAEETANQLEISLEQSESNYNPVQVNNGTIAGGTLNNVRPLVRGMYNKRKDDIRALGWSNEFRNNDFTIFADLNYSKAKRNETGLENNLQYSNGGASALLDKVSLGYGNGGYSRLTTGLDYSNPANLFVGNTIYGSGYGKVPSVEDELKGAKLTANVRAGGDLEKVFSSFDFGVNYADRSKSKRQAEGAINLVGAPIAVPGSLQYGNADLGFAGAGSIPTWNVPGMVSQFMSFQPSEDLTYLIPKAWTVNEKVVTSFAKANIETELSPTVSLRGNVGVQMQNTTQSSDSRYVDNSAPAGSQIKPVHDGKSYTDFLPSLNLAFGFEHDQTVRFGLAKQLARPRVDQLRSALEINVDTAKREPSASGGNARLDPWRAKAVDISYEKYFAKKAYVAAAAFFKKLDTYIFTQTKEYDFSNYFPAGFVTADGLPLNRRTGNYTAAYNGNGGILKGVELSGSMPLNMLTPVLDGFGVSASATYTDSKIAIEDPSGSIGSNIPLPGLSKRTTNLTAYYEKNGFETRISQRRRSDFVGEIGNFSNDRALRYVVGENVVDFQIGYTFNSGAMKGVGLVLQVNNLRNAAYETYNGDRAQQLEYAKYGRTVIAGVNYKF
- a CDS encoding M2 family metallopeptidase, whose amino-acid sequence is MHLTPKIISTLLAASAMTAVSVTALAAPAKKPTVAEAERFLADTEERLNKLNNEQARGAWVGSNFITDDTEAIASYFAERYLTASGEAAIGARRFNGLKLPAESARKLMLLQQTLVFADPKEREQYAQLQAAMNGAYGKAKYCVKKDDGTGDACMALGEMEKVLANSREEPKLKEMWLGWHAQSPSYKNKYTEYIALSNKGAKQMGFADTGAMWRAQYDMPPEAFAAEMERLWQQVKPLYESLHTYTRYKLRETYGPDVVPLTGPIPSHLFGNMWSQSWDNLYPILKPKTGASGYDLTKVLEARKTDAKQMTQYAERFYTSLGMQKLPATFWERSLLTKPRDRDVVCHASAWPLNEKDDVRIKMCITPTAEDFTVIHHELGHVYYFLAYNKQPFLFRNGANDGFHEAIGDTVALSITPDYLKKVGLMEQAPEADADVGDLLKRALSKVAILPFAYSVDKWRWDVYAGKTKPDDYDKTWWQLREQYMGMKRPAAMVAGGFDAGAKYHVAADVPYARYFLADMLQFQFHRALCREAGYTGPLNRCSVYDNAKAGAKLQQMLAMGASKPWPEALKAISGEDKIDGGALLEYFAPLKTWLDQQNAAFAAAQK